Genomic DNA from Burkholderia vietnamiensis LMG 10929:
TGGCCGTCGGCGTCGACGCGCCGAGCATTTGGTGGACGGGCAGCGGTCGTCGGGCCGCCGAGCAGGCGCTCGCGCGCGAACGGATTTCATGCTTTCCGACGCCGTCGCGCGAGCAGGCCGTAGCGAGCGCGTCGGGCTTCTTCGACTGGATGTTCATCGGAGAGCGCGTTTACCGCGCGCTGGCGGATACCTATCCGTTGCTCACCGACGCGCGGTATGCGGGCGGGCGCATGAGCTTCGAGACTTACCCGTATGCAATTACGTGCGCGTTGCTCGGCAAGGCGATCGCCTCGGCGAAGCAGAAGCGCAACCAGCGCCGGCAATTATTGATGCAGCTCGGGGTCGACGTGACCGCACTTCGATCGGTGGACGCACGCGATGCGACGCTTTGCGCGTTGACCGCGCAATACGTGATCGATGGAAACGCGCATGCGTATGGGGATGCGGCGGGCGGCTATATCCGCGTGCCGGTGGTCGACCGGACGATCGTTCTCGATACGCTGTAGCGACGCGGCGGTGTGCGGTTGAGGCTCTGATCGCACGGCGCCAAGGTGAGCCTTTTCGGGAGCTGCGCCGAGCGGTCGCCGTTGACGGCGCGAACGGTGGCGAGCGGCCGCAAGCGCGACGTGCGCAGGCGAGTCGTCTGCCTGCCGGCCGCGGCGCTCATTCTTCGAGAATCGACTTCGGTATGTTGGACAGATCGCAGGCGTCTGCCTGCTCGAAATACGTTTGCGCATCGTCGATCATCACGACCGCTACGTCGATCAGTTCGTCGAGTCGCTGCAGCAACGATTCGCGCCACTCGACGTCTTCATCGCGCTCCGGCGTCTTGTCGAGCTGTTCGATGATCGAGTCGGCCGTTTGCAGGAACGGGATCGCCTGCTGATAGTTTTCGATCGAGACCATCGCAGCGTTGCGCGCACCGACGAGCCGTTCGCGATGCTCGTCCGCGAGCTCCGACTCGCCGCTGATTCGCGGCAGGACGTCCGAAATGCGTTGCAGGAGCGGCGGCACTTGTTCTTCGAGCATGACGGCGCGCTCGCGCAGGGCTGCATATTCGTCGCGAAGATCGGCGTCGCCGGATTGAGTGGTGCTGTCCATCGTCGGTATGAGTGCGTTGTTCGATCGCGGCATGATACGCGACGGCGAGCACGTCGTTGTTTGTGTCCCAGCCTGATGGCTGGCGTGAGTCAAATGCCGCGCGTGGTCGAATCGCGGCGTGGCCGCTGTTCGATATAGCGGCGCTGACTTTCCTCTTATCCGGCGGGTACCTCG
This window encodes:
- a CDS encoding ATPase gives rise to the protein MPRSNNALIPTMDSTTQSGDADLRDEYAALRERAVMLEEQVPPLLQRISDVLPRISGESELADEHRERLVGARNAAMVSIENYQQAIPFLQTADSIIEQLDKTPERDEDVEWRESLLQRLDELIDVAVVMIDDAQTYFEQADACDLSNIPKSILEE
- a CDS encoding DUF429 domain-containing protein, whose translation is MPAARFRSVARPLPAVAGVDVGGDKKQCDLVILRGAAIVYSAARIAPEALPALCIEHDVVAVGVDAPSIWWTGSGRRAAEQALARERISCFPTPSREQAVASASGFFDWMFIGERVYRALADTYPLLTDARYAGGRMSFETYPYAITCALLGKAIASAKQKRNQRRQLLMQLGVDVTALRSVDARDATLCALTAQYVIDGNAHAYGDAAGGYIRVPVVDRTIVLDTL